The Impatiens glandulifera chromosome 3, dImpGla2.1, whole genome shotgun sequence genome contains a region encoding:
- the LOC124929405 gene encoding transcription factor TGA1-like isoform X2: MDSPTSQFVSARSMGIFEPINQMSLWGDFSGDGFPNTAMAEIMEANMKLDNQSEDTSHEMLESSNKCDQEASKFPDKALRRLAQNREAARKSRMRKKVYVQQLETSRLKLIELEQELERVKQRGQYMCNAVDASYQGYSAPLNSGIIAFEVEYGRWVDEQNKQINELRDALNSNTADIKLQILVDGGLKHYYNLFRMKENAAKSDVFYIMSGVWKTPAERFFLWIGGYRPSELLIKVLLPHLELLEQQRAHICSLAQSCQQAEDALTQGMDRLQATLVEAVAAGRFGEGSYLPQVSTAVERLKALLGFVNQADHIRQETLQQTSHILTTRQAAQALLTLGEYCQRLRALSSLWTNNHPCETT; the protein is encoded by the exons ATGGACTCTCCTACCTCCCAGTTTGTCTCTGCAAGAAGTATGGGTATCTTTGAGCCTATTAACCAAATGAGTTTGTGGGGAGATTTTAGTGGCGACGGGTTTCCAAATACAGCCATGGCCGAAATCATGGAGGCAAACATGAAATTAGATAATCAG TCAGAGGATACTTCACATGAAATGCTAGAATCATCAAACAAGTGTGATCAAGAAGCATCTAAATTCCCTGACAAG GCGCTTAGACGTCTTGCACAAAATCGTGAGGCTGCTCGTAAAAGCCGTATGCGGAAGAAG GTTTATGTTCAACAGTTAGAAACAAGTCGTTTGAAACTTATTGAATTAGAACAGGAGCTTGAACGAGTTAAACAACGG GGTCAGTATATGTGCAATGCAGTAGATGCTAGTTATCAAGGGTACTCAGCACCATTAAACTCAG gtATAATTGCATTTGAGGTGGAGTACGGACGATGGGTGGATGAACAAAACAAGCAAATTAATGAACTGAGAGATGCATTAAACTCTAATACAGCTGACATAAAACTTCAAATTCTTGTTGATGGTGGCTTGAAACACTATTATAACCTCTTCCGAATGAAAGAAAATGCAGCAAAATCTGATGTCTTCTATATCATGTCTGGCGTTTGGAAGACACCAGCTGAACGCTTTTTCTTGTGGATTGGAGGATATCGCCCTTCCGAGCTTCTAATAAAG GTTCTTCTGCCCCATCTTGAACTGTTGGAGCAACAACGTGCCCATATATGTAGTCTTGCACAATCATGTCAACAAGCAGAAGATGCTCTCACACAAGGAATGGACAGATTGCAGGCAACTCTTGTTGAGGCAGTAGCAGCTGGTCGATTTGGTGAAGGAAGTTATCTTCCTCAGGTTTCCACTGCAGTCGAACGGTTGAAAGCATTACTGGGTTTTGTGAATCAG GCTGATCATATTCGCCAAGAAACCCTGCAACAAACATCCCACATCCTAACTACACGTCAAGCAGCTCAGGCACTACTTACACTGGGAGAATACTGTCAACGTCTTCGAGC
- the LOC124929405 gene encoding transcription factor TGA1-like isoform X1, which produces MDSPTSQFVSARSMGIFEPINQMSLWGDFSGDGFPNTAMAEIMEANMKLDNQVHSLKLMYESEDTSHEMLESSNKCDQEASKFPDKALRRLAQNREAARKSRMRKKVYVQQLETSRLKLIELEQELERVKQRGQYMCNAVDASYQGYSAPLNSGIIAFEVEYGRWVDEQNKQINELRDALNSNTADIKLQILVDGGLKHYYNLFRMKENAAKSDVFYIMSGVWKTPAERFFLWIGGYRPSELLIKVLLPHLELLEQQRAHICSLAQSCQQAEDALTQGMDRLQATLVEAVAAGRFGEGSYLPQVSTAVERLKALLGFVNQADHIRQETLQQTSHILTTRQAAQALLTLGEYCQRLRALSSLWTNNHPCETT; this is translated from the exons ATGGACTCTCCTACCTCCCAGTTTGTCTCTGCAAGAAGTATGGGTATCTTTGAGCCTATTAACCAAATGAGTTTGTGGGGAGATTTTAGTGGCGACGGGTTTCCAAATACAGCCATGGCCGAAATCATGGAGGCAAACATGAAATTAGATAATCAGGTGCATAGTTTGAAGCTAATGTATGAG TCAGAGGATACTTCACATGAAATGCTAGAATCATCAAACAAGTGTGATCAAGAAGCATCTAAATTCCCTGACAAG GCGCTTAGACGTCTTGCACAAAATCGTGAGGCTGCTCGTAAAAGCCGTATGCGGAAGAAG GTTTATGTTCAACAGTTAGAAACAAGTCGTTTGAAACTTATTGAATTAGAACAGGAGCTTGAACGAGTTAAACAACGG GGTCAGTATATGTGCAATGCAGTAGATGCTAGTTATCAAGGGTACTCAGCACCATTAAACTCAG gtATAATTGCATTTGAGGTGGAGTACGGACGATGGGTGGATGAACAAAACAAGCAAATTAATGAACTGAGAGATGCATTAAACTCTAATACAGCTGACATAAAACTTCAAATTCTTGTTGATGGTGGCTTGAAACACTATTATAACCTCTTCCGAATGAAAGAAAATGCAGCAAAATCTGATGTCTTCTATATCATGTCTGGCGTTTGGAAGACACCAGCTGAACGCTTTTTCTTGTGGATTGGAGGATATCGCCCTTCCGAGCTTCTAATAAAG GTTCTTCTGCCCCATCTTGAACTGTTGGAGCAACAACGTGCCCATATATGTAGTCTTGCACAATCATGTCAACAAGCAGAAGATGCTCTCACACAAGGAATGGACAGATTGCAGGCAACTCTTGTTGAGGCAGTAGCAGCTGGTCGATTTGGTGAAGGAAGTTATCTTCCTCAGGTTTCCACTGCAGTCGAACGGTTGAAAGCATTACTGGGTTTTGTGAATCAG GCTGATCATATTCGCCAAGAAACCCTGCAACAAACATCCCACATCCTAACTACACGTCAAGCAGCTCAGGCACTACTTACACTGGGAGAATACTGTCAACGTCTTCGAGC